One bacterium genomic window carries:
- the sigH gene encoding RNA polymerase sporulation sigma factor SigH, which translates to MVVARKPVVPIYQEMVDEQLVDCAKGGDEFAAEYLINKYRNFVRVKAKAYFLIGADREDIIQEGMIGLYKAIRDFRRDKLSSFRAFAELCITRQIITAIKTATRQKHIPLNSYISLNKPIYDEDSDRTLLDVISSIKVSDPEELVINQEASLTMRERIRKNLSDLECRVLTAYLEGKSYQEMATELHRHVKSIDNALQRVKRKLERNLEGEEE; encoded by the coding sequence GTGGTAGTTGCGCGCAAGCCCGTCGTACCCATCTACCAGGAAATGGTGGATGAACAGCTAGTCGATTGTGCCAAGGGGGGAGACGAGTTCGCTGCCGAGTACCTCATCAACAAGTACCGCAATTTCGTCCGCGTAAAAGCCAAGGCGTACTTCCTGATCGGCGCTGATCGCGAGGACATCATTCAGGAAGGCATGATCGGCCTGTACAAGGCCATCCGGGACTTCCGGCGCGACAAGCTCTCGTCGTTCCGGGCCTTCGCCGAGTTGTGCATCACCCGTCAAATCATCACGGCGATCAAGACCGCGACCCGTCAAAAGCACATCCCGCTCAATTCGTACATCTCGCTCAACAAGCCGATCTACGATGAGGATTCCGACCGGACCCTGCTCGACGTGATCAGCAGCATCAAGGTCTCCGACCCAGAGGAACTCGTCATCAACCAGGAAGCCTCCCTCACCATGCGGGAGCGCATCCGCAAGAACCTCAGCGACCTCGAATGTCGGGTGCTCACCGCGTACCTCGAAGGCAAGTCCTATCAGGAGATGGCGACCGAGCTTCACCGCCACGTGAAGTCCATCGACAATGCGCTGCAACGGGTGAAGCGGAAGCTCGAGCGGAACCTCGAAGGCGAAGAAGAATAG
- the rlmB gene encoding 23S rRNA (guanosine(2251)-2'-O)-methyltransferase RlmB has protein sequence MAAALTPSPQPAGATLLGRRAVLEALRAGRPVSRVLVARTADLRGPLRELVAKARARRVVVQIVDRRHLDTLARGVAHQGVAALVAVTAPITVEDLLARIEEQGEAAFLVALDGVEDPQNLGAIIRTADAAGAHGVIIPRRRAAGLSPAVARASAGATAHLPVAQVGNLVAALERLKAAGVWIVGADPEGAERYDTAGLAPPVALVVGGEGRGLHRLVRERCDRVVRIPLRGRVASLNVSVAAALLLFEVARRLDVRADSSSRRSSY, from the coding sequence GTGGCGGCTGCGCTGACGCCGTCCCCTCAGCCCGCCGGCGCGACGCTGTTGGGGCGGCGGGCCGTGCTTGAGGCGCTCCGCGCGGGCCGGCCGGTGTCTCGCGTGCTCGTTGCTCGGACTGCGGACCTCCGCGGTCCGCTCCGGGAGCTCGTGGCGAAGGCACGCGCCCGGCGCGTCGTCGTGCAGATCGTGGATCGCCGGCATCTCGACACGCTGGCCCGCGGCGTCGCCCATCAAGGGGTGGCCGCGCTCGTCGCGGTCACTGCGCCGATCACCGTCGAGGATCTCCTGGCGCGCATCGAGGAGCAGGGCGAGGCGGCGTTTCTCGTGGCGCTCGACGGCGTGGAGGACCCGCAGAACCTCGGCGCCATCATCCGGACCGCCGACGCAGCCGGCGCGCACGGCGTCATCATTCCGCGGCGCCGGGCCGCAGGGCTCAGCCCGGCCGTCGCGCGCGCCTCCGCGGGCGCGACGGCGCACCTCCCCGTCGCGCAGGTCGGCAACCTCGTCGCCGCGCTGGAGCGCCTCAAAGCCGCGGGTGTGTGGATCGTGGGGGCGGATCCGGAGGGGGCCGAGCGATACGACACGGCAGGGCTCGCCCCGCCGGTGGCGCTCGTCGTGGGCGGAGAAGGCCGCGGGCTCCACCGGCTCGTTCGCGAACGGTGCGACCGCGTCGTCCGCATTCCGCTTCGGGGCCGGGTGGCGTCGCTCAACGTCTCGGTCGCCGCCGCGCTGCTCCTCTTTGAGGTGGCCCGGCGTCTCGACGTGCGAGCCGACTCGAGTTCCCGCAGGTCATCTTATTGA
- the cysS gene encoding cysteine--tRNA ligase, translating into MALRVYNTLTRREEEFIPLRAGEVRMYVCGPNLYGPAHVGHALSYLVFDMVRRYLDYRGYRVTYVQNFTDIEDRIIEASRQQGTTVEALANHYADRFLREMDRLGIRRADYYPRATESIPKMLEIIQALVARGFAYVVDGDVFYRVAAFPAYGRLSGRTLDEMQAGARIEVDPRKEHPMDFVLWKAAKPGEPSWDSPWGPGRPGWHIECSAMSLAYLGEQLDIHGGGPDVIFPHHENEIAQSEAYTGKPPFVRYWVHNGPLRLSGDQEKMTRHLGNVVTIEEALERYHPDAIRLFVLSSHYRGPATWTDDSLEAATRGAERLRTASDHAEAVLRRAGVRTAGAFPDRDDARGRRSTRGDAAGASALSKAAETAREAFERAMDDDLNTPRALAAVFDLATELNKAADAAAKAAPPLQAAMAADLEGALRILRTLAGVLGLTLTASMTAAQRAGLHRLARDLAEEHPDLFDPAHPTLQQLRIAASDDAVPGDDLIGLIASGRMRARRQKDWATGDAIRSRLQSLGILLEDTPTGYTWRLR; encoded by the coding sequence GTGGCCCTGCGTGTCTACAACACGCTGACCCGCCGCGAGGAGGAGTTCATCCCCCTCCGGGCGGGCGAGGTTCGCATGTACGTGTGCGGCCCGAACCTGTATGGTCCTGCCCACGTCGGCCACGCCCTCTCCTACCTCGTGTTTGACATGGTCCGCCGGTATCTGGACTACCGGGGCTATCGGGTCACGTACGTCCAGAACTTCACCGACATCGAGGACCGGATTATCGAGGCCTCCCGGCAGCAGGGCACAACCGTAGAGGCGTTGGCGAATCACTACGCCGACCGTTTCCTGCGGGAGATGGACCGGCTCGGGATCCGGCGGGCCGACTATTATCCTCGGGCCACCGAATCGATTCCGAAGATGCTGGAGATCATTCAGGCCCTCGTGGCCCGTGGGTTCGCCTATGTTGTTGACGGAGACGTCTTCTACCGCGTGGCGGCATTTCCGGCCTACGGCCGGCTGTCCGGCCGGACGCTCGATGAGATGCAGGCGGGCGCCAGGATCGAGGTCGATCCCCGCAAAGAGCACCCGATGGACTTCGTTCTGTGGAAAGCCGCAAAGCCGGGCGAGCCTTCGTGGGACAGCCCCTGGGGACCCGGCCGGCCGGGATGGCATATCGAGTGCTCGGCGATGTCCTTGGCCTACCTCGGCGAGCAACTGGACATCCACGGCGGCGGTCCGGACGTGATCTTCCCCCATCACGAGAATGAGATCGCACAGTCCGAGGCCTACACGGGCAAGCCGCCGTTCGTCCGCTACTGGGTCCACAATGGGCCGCTGCGCCTCAGCGGTGATCAAGAGAAGATGACCCGGCATCTCGGAAACGTCGTGACGATCGAGGAGGCGCTCGAGCGGTACCATCCTGACGCGATCCGCCTGTTTGTGCTCTCCTCGCATTACCGCGGCCCCGCAACATGGACCGACGACTCGCTCGAGGCCGCGACCCGCGGCGCCGAACGGCTGCGGACCGCGTCGGACCACGCGGAGGCCGTCCTCCGCCGGGCGGGGGTCCGAACAGCAGGCGCATTCCCCGACCGGGATGACGCGCGCGGCCGCCGGTCCACCCGTGGTGACGCCGCGGGGGCATCCGCACTGTCGAAGGCGGCGGAGACGGCACGCGAGGCGTTCGAGCGGGCGATGGATGATGATCTCAACACGCCTCGTGCGCTCGCAGCCGTGTTCGACCTCGCCACAGAACTCAACAAGGCGGCGGATGCCGCCGCGAAGGCTGCCCCGCCATTGCAGGCCGCCATGGCGGCCGACCTTGAGGGGGCCTTGCGCATCCTGCGAACGCTCGCCGGTGTGCTCGGGCTCACCTTGACCGCCTCGATGACCGCGGCGCAGCGAGCCGGGCTGCACCGGCTGGCGCGCGATCTTGCCGAGGAGCACCCGGATCTCTTCGATCCCGCGCATCCCACTCTCCAGCAGCTTCGAATCGCCGCCTCCGACGACGCCGTGCCCGGGGACGACCTCATCGGCTTGATCGCGAGCGGACGGATGCGGGCGCGGCGGCAAAAAGATTGGGCCACCGGCGACGCCATCCGGTCGAGGCTCCAGAGCCTCGGGATCCTCCTCGAGGATACTCCGACCGGCTACACGTGGCGGCTGCGCTGA
- the ispD gene encoding 2-C-methyl-D-erythritol 4-phosphate cytidylyltransferase, with product MTSGIRAAAVVPAAGRGERLGGAVPKSLVQLAGRPLVQYALTTLQEVAEIEAIAVAAPADSIPQIQELARATGLTKVVAVVPGGVDRQGSVAAGLAALPPGPDLVLIHDGARPFLSQRLASLVIAAAARDGSATAALPVSETVKRGEDGWVRETLDRASLHRIQTPQAFRRALLERAHETASREGFRGTDDAVLVERLGGPIRLVLGDPINIKVTVPEDLILAEAMLSREQDATRAPRAGIGFDAHRLVPGRPLVLGGVEIAHDRGLLGHSDADVIVHAVMDALLGAAGCGDIGGHFPPTDPAYAGANSLTLLAQVREVVERCGWQPVHVDVVVMAEAPRLAPHVPGMRTAMAEVLRLSPESVNVKATTVEGMGAIGRQEGIAAHAVASVRPLPAIRGGGAG from the coding sequence GTGACCTCAGGCATTCGCGCGGCGGCGGTCGTCCCGGCGGCCGGCCGGGGCGAGCGGCTCGGAGGCGCTGTGCCCAAATCGCTGGTGCAGCTGGCCGGGCGGCCGCTTGTGCAGTACGCGTTGACAACCCTCCAGGAGGTCGCCGAGATTGAGGCTATCGCCGTGGCGGCGCCGGCCGACTCGATCCCGCAGATCCAGGAGCTGGCTCGCGCCACCGGGCTGACGAAAGTGGTCGCCGTCGTTCCCGGCGGGGTGGATCGTCAGGGCTCGGTGGCGGCCGGTCTGGCGGCGCTGCCGCCGGGGCCGGATCTGGTGCTGATCCACGATGGCGCGCGGCCATTTCTCTCCCAGCGGTTGGCGTCTCTGGTGATCGCAGCGGCCGCCCGCGATGGATCCGCAACGGCAGCGCTGCCGGTGAGCGAGACCGTCAAACGAGGGGAGGATGGATGGGTCCGCGAGACCCTCGACCGCGCCTCGCTGCATCGGATCCAGACTCCCCAGGCGTTTCGGCGCGCCCTCCTCGAGCGGGCCCACGAGACCGCATCGCGCGAGGGATTCCGCGGCACCGATGATGCCGTGCTCGTCGAACGGCTGGGGGGGCCCATCCGGCTCGTGCTCGGCGATCCGATCAACATCAAAGTCACCGTCCCGGAGGATCTGATCCTCGCGGAAGCCATGTTGTCCCGGGAGCAGGACGCCACGCGCGCGCCCCGGGCCGGCATCGGGTTCGACGCCCACCGGCTCGTTCCAGGGCGCCCGCTCGTGCTCGGGGGCGTGGAAATCGCGCACGACCGCGGCTTGCTGGGGCACTCCGACGCGGATGTGATCGTGCACGCCGTGATGGACGCGTTGCTCGGCGCCGCCGGGTGCGGAGATATCGGCGGCCATTTTCCCCCCACCGATCCCGCCTACGCGGGTGCCAACAGTCTCACCCTGCTCGCGCAGGTGCGCGAGGTGGTGGAGCGTTGCGGCTGGCAGCCGGTCCACGTGGATGTCGTGGTCATGGCTGAGGCGCCGCGCCTCGCGCCGCACGTCCCCGGGATGCGGACGGCGATGGCGGAGGTGCTCCGGCTCTCGCCTGAGAGCGTCAACGTCAAGGCCACCACGGTGGAAGGGATGGGTGCCATCGGACGGCAGGAAGGCATTGCCGCCCATGCCGTGGCGAGCGTCCGCCCGCTTCCAGCGATCCGTGGGGGCGGGGCCGGATGA
- a CDS encoding PIN domain-containing protein, producing the protein MTRLIRAVGLVFGSVLGYQIADLIVREVLGGAGDQTARLGGLALGIVVGAIVGWGVAPWLQARFVNTMFWVLHHLGGVPLRDVLAGAAGLILGLVIAFLVSIPLLRVPIIGPYIIPLTAVVVFGYLGLQLGIQRREDFLGAFPRLSERLGGRGSRIRRSSVPKLLDTSVIIDGRISDITQSGFLEGPLLVPRSVLAELQRIADASDQIRRNRGRRGLDILNKMQKDLHAVQIYDEGDDLASGQVDAQLVRVARALGAWIVTNDYNLNKIAELQGVRVLNVNELANAIKPVMIPGEELTVHVIKDGKEAGQGVGYLDDGTMIVVEGGKKHIGETLETVVTSVLQTVAGRMIFARPKVLEKDGATR; encoded by the coding sequence ATGACTCGTCTCATCCGAGCCGTCGGTCTCGTCTTCGGCTCCGTTCTCGGGTATCAGATTGCCGACCTGATCGTCCGCGAGGTTTTGGGCGGCGCCGGGGATCAAACCGCGCGGCTGGGAGGGCTGGCTCTCGGCATCGTGGTCGGGGCGATCGTGGGATGGGGAGTGGCCCCCTGGCTTCAGGCCCGGTTCGTCAACACGATGTTCTGGGTGCTGCACCACCTCGGCGGCGTTCCGCTTCGTGACGTCCTCGCCGGGGCCGCCGGCTTGATCCTGGGCCTGGTGATCGCGTTTCTGGTGAGCATTCCGCTCCTGCGCGTCCCCATCATCGGCCCGTACATCATCCCCCTCACGGCCGTGGTGGTGTTTGGGTATCTCGGCCTGCAGCTGGGCATCCAACGGCGCGAGGATTTTCTCGGCGCCTTTCCCCGTCTCTCCGAGCGGCTCGGTGGGCGCGGCAGCCGGATCCGGCGCAGTAGCGTTCCCAAACTCCTCGATACCAGCGTGATCATCGACGGCCGCATCTCCGATATCACGCAGAGTGGTTTCCTGGAAGGTCCTCTGCTGGTGCCCAGGTCGGTCCTGGCGGAGCTCCAGCGGATTGCCGACGCAAGCGACCAGATCCGTAGAAACAGGGGCCGGCGGGGTCTCGACATCCTCAACAAGATGCAAAAAGACCTGCACGCGGTCCAGATCTACGACGAGGGCGATGACCTGGCATCCGGTCAAGTCGACGCCCAACTCGTGCGAGTGGCGCGGGCCCTCGGCGCCTGGATCGTGACGAACGACTACAACCTCAACAAGATCGCCGAGCTGCAGGGCGTGCGGGTCCTCAATGTCAACGAGCTCGCCAATGCGATCAAGCCGGTGATGATCCCCGGTGAAGAACTCACCGTGCACGTCATCAAGGATGGCAAGGAAGCCGGGCAGGGAGTCGGCTACCTCGACGACGGAACGATGATCGTCGTCGAAGGGGGCAAGAAGCATATTGGCGAGACCCTCGAGACCGTGGTCACGAGCGTGCTCCAGACCGTGGCGGGCCGGATGATTTTCGCACGCCCCAAGGTGCTCGAGAAGGACGGCGCCACCCGGTGA
- a CDS encoding DUF1573 domain-containing protein, translating into MKEAKSLSFQDQVDSYLIRHRSILDVLSKLDESVSRVNRAVVKAVTTCGCISINAGKQQFPSDVGLSEIRAYLHTHLNGALCDRCRETIETEIGSSLFYSAGLCSLLGLELDDIQEKQHSRIKSLGIFNLT; encoded by the coding sequence ATGAAAGAAGCCAAATCGTTGTCCTTCCAAGACCAGGTCGATTCCTATCTGATCCGCCACCGCAGTATCCTCGATGTGCTGAGCAAGCTGGACGAATCGGTCTCCCGCGTCAACCGCGCCGTCGTGAAGGCCGTGACGACGTGCGGATGCATCAGCATCAACGCCGGCAAACAGCAGTTCCCCTCGGATGTGGGCCTCTCAGAGATCAGAGCGTACCTTCACACCCACCTGAACGGTGCGCTGTGCGACCGCTGTCGCGAGACGATCGAAACCGAGATCGGGTCATCCCTGTTCTACTCGGCGGGCCTGTGCAGCCTGCTGGGCTTGGAACTGGACGACATTCAGGAGAAGCAGCACAGCCGGATCAAGAGCCTCGGCATCTTCAACCTCACCTAA
- a CDS encoding ABC transporter permease: MRDGILGRGGGRGGQAPAGLVDLLVRRFGRNGLSIAGLGIILLWTAVALAAPLLAPHDPVEVDIGARMQPASRVHPLGTDFYGRDLLSRIVFGARYDLAIALVAVGLAAGVGVSLGVLAGYYGRGVDDVIMRTTDVLLAFPSLVLALALASALGPGLWKAILAVAVVGVAGYSRLARGSTLSLREEAYVEAARAEGASDLRIMVRYVLPNILSPIIVRATVGMGFTVLLAAGLSFIGLGAQPPTPEWGAMINEGRNQLVTGVWWISTFPGLAIMSLVLGFNLLGDGIRDALDPRGVTRL; the protein is encoded by the coding sequence ATGCGTGACGGCATCCTGGGAAGGGGCGGCGGTCGCGGGGGGCAGGCGCCCGCCGGCCTTGTGGATCTGCTCGTGCGGCGGTTTGGCCGCAACGGGCTTTCGATCGCGGGGCTCGGGATCATTCTCCTCTGGACGGCCGTCGCGCTCGCGGCCCCGCTCCTGGCCCCTCACGATCCCGTGGAGGTGGACATCGGCGCACGGATGCAGCCCGCGAGCCGCGTGCATCCTCTGGGCACGGACTTTTACGGGCGCGATCTGTTGAGCCGGATCGTGTTCGGAGCGCGGTACGACCTCGCGATCGCGCTCGTGGCCGTGGGGCTGGCCGCCGGGGTGGGGGTGTCCCTCGGGGTCCTGGCCGGGTACTACGGCCGCGGCGTCGACGACGTGATCATGCGGACCACCGACGTGCTCCTGGCGTTTCCGAGCCTCGTGCTCGCGCTGGCGCTGGCCTCCGCCCTCGGCCCGGGGCTGTGGAAGGCCATCCTTGCGGTCGCCGTCGTGGGCGTCGCGGGGTACAGCCGCCTCGCGCGCGGGTCGACGCTGTCGCTCCGCGAGGAAGCCTACGTCGAGGCGGCGCGCGCTGAGGGCGCCTCCGACCTCAGGATCATGGTGCGGTACGTGCTCCCCAACATCCTGTCCCCGATCATCGTACGGGCGACGGTCGGGATGGGGTTCACGGTGCTGCTCGCGGCCGGCCTGAGCTTCATCGGGTTGGGTGCGCAACCGCCGACGCCTGAGTGGGGTGCGATGATCAACGAGGGCCGCAATCAGCTCGTGACCGGAGTGTGGTGGATCTCCACGTTTCCCGGGCTGGCGATCATGTCGCTCGTGCTGGGGTTTAACCTCTTGGGAGACGGGATCCGGGACGCGCTCGACCCACGCGGGGTCACGCGCCTGTAG
- a CDS encoding ABC transporter permease, producing the protein MSRFLARRLLALPPILVGITLATFLLLHVVPGDPARLYLGESATNEQVVQALHRQWGLDRPLPVQYAYYLRNLSRGNLGFSIHSGRPVTEDLGHFLPATVELSLAAFLIAVVVGVPLGVVSGARVNTAADHASRIGSLLFLSMPSFWFGLILIYVGYFLLGWLPSPTGRLGLTDTPPATITGMYTLDSLLTGQIALLSRALWYLVPPAATLALASMGLVVRLVRTSIVEALGHDYVRTARAKGVAIRGVLYRHALRNALIPTVTVLGVQFGLLFSGNVLVETVFSWPGVGSYLVTAIQWLDYSAVMGSTLVFAVIFVAVNVLVDLSYALLDPRIHYA; encoded by the coding sequence CTGAGCCGCTTCCTCGCGCGGCGGCTGCTCGCCCTGCCGCCCATCCTGGTGGGGATTACGCTCGCCACGTTCCTGCTGCTGCATGTGGTGCCCGGAGATCCCGCGCGGTTGTATCTGGGAGAGTCGGCCACCAATGAGCAGGTTGTCCAGGCGCTGCACCGGCAATGGGGGCTGGACCGGCCGCTGCCGGTGCAGTACGCCTACTATCTTCGCAACCTGAGTCGGGGGAACCTCGGGTTCTCGATCCACTCCGGCCGGCCCGTCACCGAGGACCTGGGGCACTTTCTCCCGGCGACTGTTGAACTCAGCCTCGCGGCGTTTCTCATCGCCGTGGTCGTGGGAGTGCCCCTTGGCGTTGTCTCCGGCGCTCGCGTCAACACGGCCGCCGATCACGCCAGCCGGATCGGCTCGTTGCTCTTCCTTTCGATGCCGAGTTTTTGGTTCGGGCTGATCCTGATTTATGTGGGCTACTTTCTGCTCGGGTGGCTCCCGTCGCCGACGGGTCGCCTCGGCCTGACCGATACCCCGCCCGCGACGATCACCGGGATGTACACGCTCGACAGCCTGCTCACGGGCCAGATTGCCCTGCTCTCCCGCGCCCTGTGGTACTTGGTGCCGCCGGCCGCGACACTCGCGTTGGCCTCCATGGGGCTCGTCGTCCGCCTGGTGCGGACGAGCATCGTGGAGGCCCTGGGGCACGACTACGTCCGCACGGCTCGAGCCAAGGGCGTCGCGATCCGAGGCGTCCTGTACCGCCACGCCCTCCGCAACGCCTTGATTCCCACCGTGACGGTCCTCGGGGTCCAGTTCGGCCTTCTGTTCAGCGGCAACGTCCTGGTCGAAACGGTGTTCTCCTGGCCGGGCGTGGGGTCGTACCTCGTCACGGCGATCCAATGGCTGGACTACTCGGCGGTCATGGGCAGCACGCTCGTGTTCGCAGTGATCTTCGTGGCGGTGAACGTCCTCGTGGACCTGAGTTACGCCCTGCTCGACCCGCGAATCCATTACGCGTGA